A single window of uncultured Methanospirillum sp. DNA harbors:
- a CDS encoding formate/nitrite transporter family protein gives MSYHPPVSILPAGSDLGVYKVQLPAWNLLLRSAMSGAYIGMGAALLIAVTTGMELTLGAGMVRFIGGAVFPLGVILTVLTGAELFTGDAMLAPLAACREQISWMMVVRLWALVWAGNFLGAIFFAALMAAGPLTSTDPSGLTSATAAGIATVGIASAKCNAVGVAGFFSLIGSSLAAGWLVNLGVLLALCADDVIGKIMGIWFPVMAMTASGLEHAVTNMYLIPAGLFTAGGLTPLQVAQVGPEIANLGWSTMWGNLIPVSIGNLIGGLFFAGLLYWFSFKKELEG, from the coding sequence ATGAGTTATCATCCGCCAGTTTCTATTCTTCCGGCAGGATCTGATCTTGGTGTCTACAAGGTTCAACTTCCTGCATGGAATCTCCTGCTCAGGTCTGCGATGTCAGGCGCTTACATTGGAATGGGGGCAGCTCTCCTGATTGCAGTCACTACCGGAATGGAACTGACACTCGGTGCAGGGATGGTCAGGTTCATCGGAGGAGCGGTCTTCCCACTCGGTGTGATCCTGACAGTTCTGACCGGCGCAGAACTCTTCACAGGAGATGCGATGCTTGCACCGCTTGCTGCCTGCAGGGAGCAGATCTCATGGATGATGGTTGTTCGCCTCTGGGCGCTGGTATGGGCCGGTAACTTTCTGGGTGCCATCTTCTTTGCTGCACTCATGGCTGCAGGCCCATTGACATCAACCGATCCATCAGGCCTTACAAGTGCCACAGCTGCAGGGATCGCAACCGTGGGCATCGCCTCTGCGAAGTGCAACGCCGTGGGAGTGGCCGGGTTCTTCTCTCTGATCGGAAGTTCACTTGCTGCCGGATGGCTGGTCAACCTAGGCGTGCTCCTTGCCCTATGTGCTGATGATGTCATCGGGAAGATAATGGGGATCTGGTTCCCGGTGATGGCAATGACGGCAAGCGGTCTTGAACATGCGGTGACAAACATGTACCTGATACCAGCCGGTCTCTTTACCGCAGGAGGACTCACACCGCTTCAGGTTGCGCAGGTCGGGCCAGAGATTGCAAACCTCGGGTGGAGCACGATGTGGGGCAACCTGATCCCGGTCTCGATCGGAAACCTGATAGGTGGTCTCTTCTTTGCAGGACTTTTATACTGGTTCTCATTCAAAAAAGAACTGGAAGGGTAG
- a CDS encoding DUF2070 family protein: MQQGRTESAVKIESMSRYIFTAPGWPKSILILVLLGLLIEAISWRLSPQYRFFGILCFIVPGLAALITTRPLITMIGRQMTWNRSALLAVSCTLFSALITLIGLIVLRDFLALIFAIALGFIFGLRLLILVSIADYRMNRVITPALIQSLTGYVGGLFIFPQPFVTLAPVLFLLFGTGFAILIWLIDRPLYRAFRIRGLEFLNAFIAHLTDGSRSMEEFFRGIGEEAFVPQVSIFFRRFGKQDLIFTIPNVHPGPMGEIGGGNLPAILREQFEEEVMVAHGCATHDFNLVSESEIQKLVDAVNLTRDHLEYTGIACISTRITEGSVSLLYQRIGDTLLMVSTRSPDKTEDLDFCIGHAILCEGHRRTPHIGFVDAHNCIGDEIASIRPGTRTAHEYFTAACQAFDKWDQTETSVLSVGYAHIPLPYPRTAGIGDIGLQVLITEVSGQKTAYILLDGNNMASGAREEIRDEVLTMVDEAEIMTTDTHVVNTISGKNPVGLRVPPAALMPYIDDGVVKALDDLSPATAAGSTASCEGVVIFGSDSIAQLASIVNTILVYIIPISGGMLLLTVVLSVIAYMALS, translated from the coding sequence ATGCAACAGGGGAGGACAGAGAGTGCAGTCAAGATCGAATCGATGTCAAGGTACATCTTCACGGCACCGGGATGGCCGAAGTCAATTCTGATCCTTGTCCTCCTCGGGCTGCTCATCGAGGCGATCTCATGGCGTCTCTCACCACAATACCGGTTCTTCGGGATCCTCTGTTTTATTGTGCCAGGTCTTGCCGCACTCATCACAACAAGGCCGCTGATCACAATGATCGGCAGGCAGATGACATGGAATCGAAGTGCGCTGCTGGCAGTATCCTGTACTCTCTTCTCTGCACTGATCACGCTGATAGGACTTATCGTGCTCAGGGATTTTCTGGCACTCATCTTTGCTATCGCACTTGGGTTTATCTTCGGCCTCAGACTTCTGATCCTGGTCTCGATAGCAGACTACCGGATGAACAGGGTGATAACACCGGCACTGATCCAGAGCCTCACTGGTTACGTGGGTGGCCTGTTCATCTTCCCCCAGCCATTTGTGACTCTGGCCCCGGTCCTGTTTCTCCTCTTCGGAACCGGCTTTGCCATTCTGATATGGCTTATTGACCGCCCGCTGTACCGTGCATTCAGGATCAGGGGGCTTGAGTTTCTCAACGCATTTATTGCACACCTGACCGATGGATCACGGAGCATGGAGGAGTTCTTCCGTGGCATCGGGGAGGAGGCCTTCGTCCCCCAGGTGAGCATCTTCTTCAGGCGTTTCGGAAAACAGGATCTCATCTTCACAATTCCTAATGTTCATCCCGGACCTATGGGGGAGATCGGTGGCGGGAACCTTCCGGCTATCCTGCGCGAGCAGTTCGAGGAGGAGGTGATGGTGGCACACGGATGTGCAACCCATGACTTCAACCTCGTCTCAGAATCAGAGATCCAGAAGTTGGTAGATGCTGTCAACCTGACTCGAGACCATCTCGAGTATACCGGAATTGCCTGTATATCCACGCGGATAACCGAAGGGTCAGTTTCCCTCCTTTACCAGAGGATCGGTGATACACTCCTGATGGTCAGTACCCGTTCTCCTGACAAGACTGAAGATCTTGATTTCTGCATCGGTCATGCAATCCTCTGCGAAGGACACAGGAGAACTCCGCATATCGGATTCGTTGATGCACACAACTGCATCGGTGATGAGATAGCATCAATTCGTCCGGGGACACGGACCGCCCACGAGTACTTCACTGCTGCCTGCCAGGCTTTTGACAAATGGGACCAGACTGAGACATCAGTCCTTTCAGTTGGCTATGCACATATCCCACTCCCGTACCCCAGGACAGCAGGTATCGGAGACATCGGACTTCAGGTGCTGATCACCGAAGTCAGCGGTCAGAAGACCGCATATATCCTTCTTGATGGTAACAACATGGCATCAGGGGCACGGGAGGAGATCAGGGATGAGGTGCTCACCATGGTCGATGAGGCCGAGATCATGACTACCGATACCCATGTGGTCAACACTATATCGGGAAAGAACCCGGTGGGTCTTCGTGTTCCTCCTGCTGCACTGATGCCCTACATCGACGATGGAGTTGTGAAGGCACTTGATGATCTTTCACCTGCAACTGCGGCAGGCAGCACAGCTTCATGTGAAGGTGTAGTGATCTTCGGGTCAGACTCCATCGCCCAGCTCGCAAGCATCGTGAACACAATCCTGGTCTACATAATTCCAATCAGCGGAGGAATGCTCCTGCTGACAGTTGTGTTGTCAGTAATAGCGTACATGGCTCTCTCGTGA
- a CDS encoding ATP-binding protein, translating into MTSGRLLDNRLTGTSVLHYIFRTPADSPMSIGDLVVVDDQQNQTRFFARITGIGHDEQSGTGDTIGDTSLVMTAYPIGCIGVDEVFRRPRVMPSRYSSVRTLAPDDISYLNRFMGEIEVGLVVSGQRPIPELPVRIPAKVLSQHMGVFATTGMGKSNYMKVFCASAISVRLFGLLIIDPHGEYAAGMSSDFESRGLLHHQDADTGLSVYSIQNEFVRTELDMKQLLISHDDMDITDLTLLFDLLPAEREVMNLLTPFPGHEIIDFFMNEDVESLPSHVKTTAYIGDHQDIAQRVRSANPDALRVVQRQIQTLVDISSAFLDKTTSSVPEIIDDLLANKVVLIDIPRMSEVAELFLLSVISRAVLHKYKNVVQSGRAGEDEPHRVLLTIEEAQRVLSMESEKTGIFRQIAMEGRKFGVGLCAITQQPKNIDPRVLAQMNTFVIMGLADRQDRETIASSAKHDLRVLDLEIQTLDRGDAIISTIGIPFPVSCHVHRYEDYIV; encoded by the coding sequence ATGACCAGTGGCAGGCTGCTGGACAACAGGCTTACCGGCACCAGCGTGCTTCATTATATCTTCAGGACTCCTGCTGACTCTCCTATGAGTATTGGAGATCTGGTGGTTGTGGACGATCAACAGAACCAGACCCGTTTTTTTGCACGGATAACCGGAATAGGTCATGATGAGCAGTCAGGGACTGGTGATACAATTGGTGATACTTCGCTGGTGATGACAGCGTATCCGATCGGGTGCATCGGTGTGGATGAGGTCTTCAGACGTCCCAGAGTCATGCCTTCGAGGTATTCTTCAGTCAGGACACTTGCACCTGATGATATTTCATATCTGAACAGATTCATGGGTGAGATCGAGGTTGGCCTCGTTGTCAGTGGACAGCGCCCTATCCCTGAACTCCCGGTGCGGATACCTGCCAAAGTTCTCTCCCAGCACATGGGTGTTTTTGCCACTACCGGCATGGGAAAAAGCAACTACATGAAGGTCTTCTGTGCCTCGGCAATCTCTGTACGACTGTTTGGTCTCCTCATCATCGATCCACACGGCGAATATGCGGCAGGAATGAGTTCAGATTTCGAGAGCCGCGGACTGCTCCATCATCAGGATGCAGATACCGGCCTCTCTGTCTATTCAATTCAGAATGAGTTCGTCAGGACCGAACTTGATATGAAACAGCTCCTGATCAGCCATGATGACATGGACATCACTGATCTTACGCTCCTCTTTGATCTCCTACCTGCTGAACGTGAGGTCATGAACCTTCTTACGCCGTTCCCTGGTCATGAAATTATAGACTTCTTCATGAACGAGGATGTGGAGTCACTTCCGTCTCACGTTAAAACGACTGCATATATCGGTGATCATCAGGATATTGCGCAACGTGTCAGAAGTGCCAACCCTGATGCACTCCGGGTTGTGCAGCGACAGATCCAGACTCTGGTTGACATCTCTTCTGCCTTTCTCGATAAAACTACATCATCTGTTCCTGAAATCATTGATGACCTTCTCGCAAACAAGGTTGTATTGATCGATATTCCCCGTATGAGTGAGGTAGCCGAACTCTTCCTCCTCTCTGTCATCTCACGGGCGGTACTGCATAAGTACAAAAATGTGGTTCAGTCTGGACGCGCCGGAGAGGATGAACCACACAGGGTTCTTCTTACCATTGAGGAGGCACAGAGGGTACTCTCGATGGAGTCAGAGAAAACCGGGATTTTCAGACAGATCGCGATGGAAGGAAGAAAGTTCGGTGTAGGTCTGTGTGCGATCACACAGCAGCCCAAAAATATTGATCCCCGGGTTCTTGCCCAGATGAATACGTTTGTGATCATGGGCCTTGCTGATCGTCAGGATCGTGAGACCATCGCTTCATCAGCAAAACATGATCTCAGGGTTCTTGATCTTGAGATTCAGACTCTTGACCGTGGAGACGCTATCATCTCCACAATTGGGATCCCTTTCCCGGTCAGTTGTCATGTCCACCGGTACGAGGATTACATTGTGTGA